The Toxorhynchites rutilus septentrionalis strain SRP chromosome 3, ASM2978413v1, whole genome shotgun sequence genome includes a region encoding these proteins:
- the LOC129774799 gene encoding protein takeout-like, whose amino-acid sequence MTVKFIVSGVAVLLALTVCDAAKFPASYSLCKQGDDKCLLERIADTFSKHFPGIPEVNLVALDPLKIEKMDIVQGGEGPINIVLNFKNVDLTGLSKSTIKKASGFTADPTKMDLQFLVPVASLVGGYKIKGKVLILPIQGDGKSNMTMENCDIQLKWTGKLVDRSGKKFYQVDKLKVNFDTTRFIMHFSNLFNGDKALGDNMNLFLNENWQDILKELKPAITDAFALIFKNVIANVFNKVPYNKLYQ is encoded by the exons CTGCCAGCTATTCACTTTGCAAGCAAGGAGACGACAAGTGTCTGCTCGAACGGATTGCGGACACCTTCTCCAAGCATTTTCCGGGCATCCCCGAGGTGAATCTTGTTGCGCTGGATCCGCTCAAGATCGAAAAAATGGATATTGTACAGGGCGGAGAAGGACCTATCAACATCGTCCTCAACTTCAAGAATGTCGATCTTACGGGACTATCGAAAAGTACAATCAAAAAGGCCAG CGGATTTACTGCCGATCCCACCAAAATGGATCTACAATTCTTGGTCCCTGTTGCGTCCCTCGTGGGAGGATATAAGATCAAAGGAAAAGTTCTTATCCTACCAATTCAAGGCGATGGCAAAAGCAACATGACCATGG AAAATTGTGACATCCAGCTGAAGTGGACCGGCAAGCTGGTAGACCGATCGGGCAAAAAGTTTTACCAGGTCGACAAGTTGAAGGTAAACTTCGATACCACCCGCTTCATTATGCATTTCTCGAACCTGTTCAACGGTGACAAAGCCCTCGGGGACAACATGAATCTGTTCTTGAACGAAAACTGGCAGGACATCCTGAAGGAACTGAAACCGGCGATCACCGATGCGTTTGCGTTGATCTTCAAGAATGTGATAGCGAATGTTTTCAACAAGGTTCCCTATAACAAGCTGTATCAGTGA
- the LOC129774511 gene encoding uncharacterized protein K02A2.6-like has translation MCFLCIENNAHHLQQQQPQQQQPPNIQELQILSNQQLLMTQILQQQSATQLAIRNLSYDERVLDSLSSNMAEFVYDKDNGHTFDAWFSRYVDLFDKDARKLDDAAKVRLLLRKLSPPDHERYNSFILPRLAREFTFTETVDSSYLAYSCKVNKACVDSKLPELTEEQFKCLIYVCGLKSNQDAEVRMHLINKLNENVNLTLQKKKKQPSTKTVTIRNIIQGRKFFKLQVNNVPLRFQLDTGSDISIISHRSWIKLGRPHTKPTVCTARTASGEPLDLVAEMWCNISLNGVTKGGKCFVAAPNVSLDILGIDWMDLFGLWNQPITSFCNQVSAQPNQSLATLQAQFPEGFTNEMGLCKKAPVKLVLKGDPKPVFKPKRPVAYCMEGVVEDEICRLENLGILKKVDFAEWAAPIVVVRKPNGTVRICADFSTGLNTVLEPNQYPLPLPEDIFAKMSGCRVFSHIDLSDAYLQVEVDPESQPLLTINTHKGLFQFTRLSPGIKSAPGAFQQLMDTMLAGLPCTVGYLDDIVVGGRTEEEHRRNLFLVLQRLQAFGFTVRIEKCSFHMRQQ, from the exons ATGTGCTTcctgtgtattg AGAACAATGCCCATCAtctacagcagcagcagccgcagcagcagcaaccaCCAAACATCCAGGAACTGCAAATTCTTTCCAACCAGCAGCTGCTAATGACGCAAATTCTCCAGCAACAAAGCGCCACGCAGCTTGCCATCCGCAATCTTTCCTACGACGAAAGGGTGCTGGACTCGCTTTCGAGCAACATGGCGGAGTTCGTGTATGACAAAGACAATGGACACACGTTCGACGCATGGTTTTCCAGGTATGTCGACCTTTTTGACAAGGATGCCCGGAAGCTCGATGACGCAGCGAAAGTGCGATTGCTCCTGCGAAAGCTTAGCCCACCCGACCACGAGCGCTACAATAGCTTCATTCTGCCGAGGCTCGCTCGTGAATTTACGTTCACAGAGACCGTCGATAG CTCATACCTGGCATACTCGTGCAAGGTGAACAAGGCATGTGTTGATTCCAAACTTCCGGAATTAACTGAAGAGCAGTTCAAATGCCTTATTTACGTCTGTGGTCTGAAGTCAAATCAAGATGCCGAAGTTAGAATGCATCTCATCAACAAGCTGAACGAGAACGTCAATCTGACGCTACA gaagaagaagaagcaaccATCGACAAAGACGGTGACGATCCGAAACATCATCCAGGGTCGGAAATTCTTCAAGCTTCAGGTCAACAACGTACCCCTTCGCTTTCAATTGGACACAGGGTCCGATATTTCGATAATTTCGCACCGATCGTGGATCAAACTCGGTCGTCCCCACACGAAACCAACGGTTTGTACCGCGCGAACAGCTTCCGGAGAGCCACTCGATCTTGTTGCCGAGATGTGGTGTAACATTTCCCTCAATGGAGTCACAAAAGGGGGTAAGTGTTTCGTCGCCGCTCCTAACGTCAGTCTCGACATTCTAGGAATTGACTGGATGGATTTGTTTGGGTTGTGGAACCAGCCAATCACATCGTTCTGCAACCAGGTCAGCGCTCAACCAAATCAGTCGCTGGCTACCCTCCAAGCTCAGTTCCCCGAAGGTTTCACTAACGAGATGGGCCTCTGCAAGAAGGCTCCCGTCAAGCTGGTCCTGAAAGGCGATCCGAAACCAGTTTTCAAGCCGAAGCGTCCGGTAGCGTACTGCATGGAAGGTGTGGTAGAGGACGAGATTTGTCGCTTAGAGAATCTGGGCATTTTGAAGAAGGTGGATTTCGCTGAATGGGCAGCACCAATCGTAGTGGTCCGGAAACCCAATGGCACCGTCCGGATTTGTGCTGATTTTTCGACTGGCTTGAACACCGTACTCGAGCCGAATCAGTACCCTCTACCGCTACCCGAAGATATATTCGCCAAAATGTCCGGATGTCGGGTGTTTAGCCACATCGACCTTTCTGATGCCTACTTACAGGTCGAGGTCGATCCGGAGAGTCAACCGCTGCTCACCATAAACACCCACAAAGGCCTCTTTCAATTCACCCGCTTGTCGCCCGGCATCAAATCTGCCCCAGGCGCATTCCAACAGCTGATGGACACGATGCTCGCTGGTTTACCGTGTACCGTAGGTTATTTGGATGACATCGTAGTGGGAGGTCGAACGGAAGAGGAACATCGGCGCAACCTTTTTCTTGTGTTGCAACGACTGCAAGCATTCGGCTTCACTGTCCGCATAGAGAAATGCAGCTTTCACATGCGGCAACAATGA
- the LOC129774512 gene encoding uncharacterized protein K02A2.6-like — translation MRSLRHPMDQLLKAGEKFEWSPACQKSFDRFREIRQSPLLLTHYNPKLELVVSADASSVGLGARIAHKFPDGTVKAICHASRSLTAAESNYSQIKKEGLALIFAVTKFHRMIFERRFVLETDHKPLLAIFGSKKGIPTYTANRLQRWALTLLLYDFDIHYVSTDAFGHADILSRLINRHVRPEEDYVIANIEFESTIRSIMKQSLEALPVSFKTVQAKTRIDETLQQVIKHVNTTWPTKKTSITDPHIQEFFQRRESFSITAGCLMYGERLVLPSVLRKKVLVELHKGYPGIERMRSLARQYVYWPHIDKDIERLVQTCNECSSVAKTDRKTNLESWPVPEKPWQRLHLDYAGPMDGWYFLILVDAYTKWPEVNNLSKYTTHNRIH, via the exons ATGCGCTCCCTTCGACATCCCATGGATCAGTTGCTGAAGGCAGGAGAAAAGTTCGAATGGTCACCAGCTTGCCAGAAGTCGTTCGACCGTTTTCGAGAAATTCGTCAGTCACCGCTTCTGTTGACGCACTACAACCCGAAACTTGAATTAGTTGTGTCGGCAGATGCTTCCTCCGTTGGTCTGGGTGCCCGGATCGCACACAAATTTCCGGATGGCACCGTGAAAGCCATTTGCCACGCTTCGCGCAGTTTGACAGCAGCGGAGAGTAATTACAGCCAGATCAAAAAGGAGGGCTTGGCTTTAATATTTGCCGTGACCAAATTCCACCGGATGATATTCGAACGGCGTTTCGTGCTCGAGACCGACCACAAGCCTTTACTCGCCATATTCGGGTCGAAAAAGGGCATCCCCACGTACACCGCCAACCGGCTCCAGAGATGGGCGTTGACACTGCTTCTCTACGATTTCGACATACACTACGTGTCGACAGATGCTTTCGGACACGCGGACATCCTGTCCCGCCTTATCAATCGCCATGTTCGTCCGGAAGAGGACTATGTTATAGCCAACATCGAGTTCGAGAGCACCATCCGCAGCATCATGAAACAATCCCTGGAAGCCCTACCAGTTTCATTCAAGACCGTTCAAGCCAAAACCCGCATAGATGAAACCCTGCAACAGGTGATCAAGCACGTCAACACCACGTGGCCTACCAAGAAAACAAGCATCACAGATCCGCACATTCAAGAGTTCTTCCAGCGTCGCGAGTCCTTCTCCATCACCGCTGGCTGCTTGATGTACGGCGAACGTTTGGTGTTACCATCCGTTCTCCGAAAGAAGGTTCTCGTGGAGCTGCACAAAGGTTATCCCGGTATCGAGCGTATGCGGTCCCTTGCTCGACAGTACGTCTACTGGCCCCATATCGATAAGGACATCGAAAGGCTGGTGCAAACGTGCAACGAATGTTCGAGTGTGGCGAAAACGGATCGTAAAACCAACCTCGAGTCGTGGCCAGTCCCGGAGAAACCCTGGCAACGACTTCATCTCGACTACGCCGGTCCTATGGATGGGTGGTACTTTCTGATCCTAGTGGACGCCTACACCAAATGGCCGGAGGTG AACAACCTGAGCAAATATACCACCCACAATAGAATTCACTAG